The Arctopsyche grandis isolate Sample6627 chromosome 10, ASM5162203v2, whole genome shotgun sequence genome window below encodes:
- the LOC143918303 gene encoding putative alpha-aspartyl dipeptidase, with the protein MTDVMYPKRQLLLLSSSAPHGYSYLQYAKKDIQSLLNKNNVENILFIPYALKDHDEYTAKIKNVLELWNYKVQGIHTHESPIAAAKSAQAFFVGGGNTFQLLKGLYDKKIIDIIRKRVLEEGIPYIGSSAGTNVATLNICTTNDMPIVYPPSFDALKLVPFNINPHYLDPKHGDTHRGETREERILQYLENPCTGPVLGLREGSTLHVEGNKAILKGVATARLFTKGNAPKELTVGEDVSFLLNSTSTD; encoded by the exons ATGACAGATGTCATGTATCCAAAGAGGCAGCTGCTTTTGTTGTCATCATCAGCACCACATGGTTACTCTTATCTCCAATATGCCAAGAAagacatacaaagtctcttaaaCAA GAATAATGTCGAAAATATCTTATTTATACCATACGCATTAAAAGACCACGACGAATACACTGCTAAAATTAAAAACGTGCTGGAATTATGGAACTATAAAGTTCAAGGCATTCACACTCACGAGAGTCCCATAGCGGCGGCCAAATCAGCACAAGCTTTCTTTGTAGGTGGTGGTAATACATTTCAATTGCTGAAAGGTTTATACGATAAGAAGATTATCGATATAATCAGAAAGCGAGTTCTAGAAGAGGGCATTCCTTATATTGGAAGTAGTGCTGGAACAAATGTGGCCACGCTCAACATATGCACTACTAATGATATGCCGATAGTTTACCCTCCGAGCTTCGACGCTTTAAAATTGGTGCCGTTTAATATAAACCCGCATTACTTGGACCCGAAGCATGGTGATACTCATCGAGGGGAGACGAGGGAAGAACGTATATTGCAATATTTAGAAAATCCTTGTACGGGTCCAGTTTTAGGTCTCCGAGAAGGATCTACGCTGCATGTTGAGGGGAATAAAGCAATCCTCAAAGGCGTTGCTACTGCGAGGCTTTTTACAAa ggGAAACGCTCCAAAAGAACTGACAGTAGGTGAAGATGTGTCTTTCTTATTGAATTCTACAAGTACTGATTGA